A DNA window from Ensifer sp. WSM1721 contains the following coding sequences:
- a CDS encoding DoxX family protein — protein MTTMRATPISASRTIYRLHDTVVEWASALPLSIVQLASRVAVAEVFWQSAQTKLASWPVTLQLFAFEYRVPLLDPGLAALMATAAELSGAAMLALGLFARLASLMLLGVVATIQIFVYPDHWVEHLMWTSLLLLILSRGAGVISVDHLVARRIRAGG, from the coding sequence ATGACCACAATGCGCGCAACACCGATCAGTGCTTCCAGAACGATATACAGGCTTCACGACACCGTCGTGGAGTGGGCGAGCGCCCTGCCGCTATCGATCGTGCAATTGGCGTCCCGCGTTGCCGTCGCGGAGGTTTTCTGGCAATCCGCCCAGACGAAGCTCGCATCCTGGCCGGTTACGCTCCAGCTGTTCGCCTTCGAATATCGCGTGCCGCTGCTCGATCCCGGACTGGCCGCTCTTATGGCGACAGCGGCGGAACTCAGTGGCGCGGCGATGCTCGCCCTGGGACTGTTCGCGCGGCTCGCCTCGCTGATGCTGCTCGGCGTCGTCGCCACCATCCAGATCTTCGTCTACCCGGATCATTGGGTCGAGCATCTGATGTGGACAAGCCTGCTCCTGCTCATCCTGTCGCGGGGGGCCGGAGTCATTTCCGTCGATCATCTGGTCGCCCGACGCATCCGTGCGGGGGGCTGA
- a CDS encoding DUF692 domain-containing protein, with the protein MPKTFPTHPVPCAAGIGLRSIHISEMLSRRPAAGWLEVHAENYMGQSAAVEALEKLREVYPLSVHGVGLSLGSASGLDRAHLERLRLVCERFQPAIVSEHLAWSVADGAYLNDLLPLRYDDEALTIVSGNIGRLQDTLKRQVFIENLSAYLAFAESSMTEAEFLNELVNRTGCGLLLDVNNVHVSASNLDFDALAFIDALPADAIGEIHLAGHAVNEVDGDVILIDDHGSRVPPAVWSLYAHALRRIGPRPTLIEWDTDVPPLEVLLGEAMWADMLARSIAFGERPEEPPVAVRDSRFETMTLPRRDDASGIRFPALAAIAAVRAACGNCAADHCRRDGHVLH; encoded by the coding sequence ATGCCCAAGACGTTTCCAACCCACCCGGTGCCGTGCGCTGCGGGCATCGGCCTCCGTTCGATACACATTTCCGAGATGCTTTCCCGCAGGCCTGCTGCGGGTTGGCTGGAAGTCCATGCCGAAAACTACATGGGCCAATCAGCGGCCGTGGAGGCGCTCGAGAAGCTACGGGAGGTTTATCCGCTTTCGGTGCACGGCGTCGGACTGTCGCTCGGCAGCGCCTCGGGTCTCGACCGAGCGCATCTGGAGCGGCTGCGTCTCGTCTGTGAGCGCTTCCAGCCGGCGATCGTCTCGGAGCACCTTGCCTGGAGCGTCGCCGACGGCGCCTACCTCAACGACCTCCTGCCGCTCCGTTACGACGACGAGGCGCTCACCATCGTTTCCGGGAACATCGGCCGGCTGCAGGATACGCTCAAGCGTCAGGTGTTCATCGAAAATCTCTCCGCCTATCTGGCCTTCGCGGAATCGAGCATGACCGAGGCAGAGTTCCTGAACGAGCTCGTCAACCGGACCGGTTGCGGCCTGCTGCTGGACGTCAACAACGTCCATGTCTCCGCAAGCAACCTCGATTTCGATGCATTGGCGTTTATCGACGCCCTGCCTGCCGACGCGATCGGTGAAATCCACCTTGCCGGCCACGCAGTCAATGAAGTGGACGGCGACGTCATTCTCATCGACGACCACGGGTCGCGCGTGCCGCCGGCCGTCTGGTCGCTCTATGCCCACGCTCTCCGCAGGATCGGCCCGCGACCGACACTGATCGAATGGGACACGGATGTGCCGCCGCTCGAGGTCTTATTGGGCGAAGCCATGTGGGCGGACATGCTCGCCCGCAGTATCGCCTTCGGCGAGCGCCCGGAGGAGCCGCCGGTCGCCGTGCGGGACAGCCGTTTCGAGACAATGACGCTACCCCGCCGCGACGACGCGAGTGGCATCCGTTTCCCGGCGCTCGCTGCCATCGCGGCAGTTAGAGCCGCTTGCGGCAACTGCGCAGCGGACCATTGCAGGAGGGACGGCCATGTCCTCCATTGA
- a CDS encoding cupin domain-containing protein produces MPQKFTAGRLPLAIATLGLFASTFATVPALAGECPADQVAAGAMAPGATAPDGVTDDVLASIDLSSRGGDWKGSALRFRKLVVQPGGVVPWHSHEARPANILILEGTITEYRSNCKVPIEHKAGEVTAEFGELAHWWKNNGSKPAVLYSADILPPMSKDDHAM; encoded by the coding sequence ATGCCTCAGAAGTTTACTGCGGGCCGCCTGCCGCTCGCCATTGCAACGCTCGGCCTTTTTGCCTCCACCTTCGCAACCGTGCCCGCTCTTGCCGGGGAATGCCCGGCCGATCAGGTGGCGGCAGGCGCCATGGCGCCGGGCGCGACCGCACCGGACGGCGTCACCGATGATGTCCTCGCCTCGATCGATCTCTCCTCCAGGGGCGGCGACTGGAAAGGAAGCGCGCTGCGTTTTCGCAAACTGGTCGTCCAGCCGGGCGGCGTCGTGCCGTGGCATTCGCATGAGGCACGTCCCGCCAACATCCTGATCCTCGAAGGCACGATCACCGAGTATCGCAGCAACTGCAAGGTTCCGATCGAGCACAAGGCCGGCGAAGTCACCGCCGAGTTCGGCGAGCTTGCCCACTGGTGGAAGAACAACGGCTCCAAGCCGGCCGTGCTCTACTCGGCCGATATCCTGCCGCCGATGTCGAAAGACGATCACGCCATGTGA
- a CDS encoding patatin-like phospholipase family protein: protein MNKHTHVGLPESEHQVRRSKEDLRPPRTINLALQGGGAHGAFTWGVLDRLLDEANLSFEGIVATSAGAMNAAVLAYGLAEGGRSGAQRALANFWRRISHAAAFSPLQPSLLDRLTGSKSLEYSPAFVVFDMVTRLLSPYQFNPLNYNPLRQVLEQSIDLDAIRMSRCPVKLNICATNVRSGKVKVFSNDEISIDAVMASACLPFLFQAVEIDGEAYWDGGYMGNPAIFPLIYGCDTPDVLVVHINPLERTELPRTAAEILNRINEISFNSSLLREMRAIAFVTHLIDSEAGNSLGLKRIFVHGISDDETMRNLSVSSKLNAEWGALVDLRDRGRQCAEDWLMANYDAIGKRSSVDISTRYL from the coding sequence ATGAACAAGCACACCCATGTGGGCCTGCCGGAATCCGAGCACCAGGTGCGGCGCTCCAAGGAAGACCTGCGTCCGCCGCGAACGATAAACCTCGCGCTTCAGGGCGGCGGTGCGCACGGCGCATTCACCTGGGGCGTGCTCGACCGGCTGCTCGACGAGGCGAACCTTTCCTTCGAAGGCATCGTTGCGACCAGCGCCGGCGCGATGAACGCCGCGGTCCTGGCCTATGGGCTTGCAGAGGGCGGACGCAGCGGCGCGCAAAGGGCTCTCGCCAATTTCTGGCGCCGCATCAGCCATGCGGCAGCCTTCAGTCCGCTGCAGCCGAGCTTGCTCGACCGCCTGACCGGGTCGAAATCCTTGGAGTATTCGCCGGCCTTCGTCGTCTTCGATATGGTGACGCGGCTGCTATCGCCCTACCAGTTCAACCCGTTGAACTACAATCCGCTGCGCCAGGTTTTGGAACAGTCGATCGATCTCGATGCGATCCGCATGTCGCGTTGTCCCGTGAAGCTGAACATCTGCGCGACCAACGTGCGCTCCGGCAAGGTCAAGGTGTTTTCCAATGACGAGATCTCGATCGACGCCGTCATGGCCTCGGCCTGCCTGCCGTTCCTGTTTCAAGCCGTAGAGATCGACGGCGAGGCCTATTGGGACGGAGGCTACATGGGGAACCCCGCCATTTTCCCGCTGATCTATGGTTGCGACACGCCGGATGTGTTGGTGGTGCACATCAACCCGCTGGAGCGAACGGAACTGCCGCGCACTGCGGCCGAAATACTGAACAGGATCAACGAAATCAGCTTCAACTCGTCACTACTGAGGGAGATGCGGGCAATCGCCTTCGTGACGCACCTGATCGATTCCGAGGCCGGTAATTCTCTTGGCCTCAAACGCATCTTCGTACATGGCATTTCCGACGACGAGACGATGAGAAACCTCAGCGTCTCCAGCAAGCTCAATGCCGAGTGGGGAGCCCTCGTAGACCTCCGTGACCGCGGTCGACAGTGCGCGGAGGACTGGCTGATGGCGAACTATGACGCGATAGGGAAGCGTTCGAGCGTCGATATCAGTACGCGTTACCTCTAG
- a CDS encoding NAD(P)/FAD-dependent oxidoreductase: MSVAPVQSGSVAGKIAAGTDQTKHRPRVVILGAGFGGLNAALALRRAPVEVTVIDRRNYHLFQPLLYQVATAGLSPAQIAMPIRRILSRQSNATVLMDKVEAVDTAARCVVTGSRRIPYDYLIVATGARHTYFGNDTWADHAPGLKTITDATAIRARILSAFERAEVTDDPRLRQAFLTFVVVGGGPTGVELAGAIAELSRRTIVRDFRRIDSSSARVVLVEAGERILPAMPPCLSRKAQRQLENLGVEVLLGNAVAGCDDSGVRLADGTEIGSACILWAAGVMASRAAKWIAAPADRAGRVLVDGRLNPPGHDEIFVIGDTASVTDAAGRPVPGVAPAAKQMGRYAAHAILAGMAGRQSAPFRYRDYGNLATIGRKAAVADFGKARLSGYPAWLVWNFAHLWFLVGFRNRLVVFLDWAVAYARNDRAARLITGQHEA; the protein is encoded by the coding sequence ATGTCGGTGGCGCCTGTTCAGAGCGGCTCCGTGGCGGGCAAGATTGCGGCCGGCACGGACCAGACAAAGCACCGGCCGCGCGTGGTCATTCTCGGTGCGGGCTTCGGCGGCCTGAACGCGGCGTTGGCGCTTCGTCGCGCGCCGGTCGAAGTCACCGTCATCGACCGGCGAAACTATCACCTGTTCCAGCCTCTGCTTTATCAGGTGGCGACCGCGGGGCTCTCGCCGGCGCAGATTGCCATGCCGATCCGCCGCATTCTTTCGCGGCAGTCGAATGCCACGGTCCTGATGGACAAGGTCGAGGCGGTCGATACGGCCGCGCGATGCGTCGTGACTGGCAGCCGGCGCATCCCCTATGACTACCTGATCGTTGCGACCGGCGCCCGCCACACTTATTTCGGCAACGACACCTGGGCGGACCACGCCCCGGGCCTGAAGACAATCACCGATGCGACGGCGATCCGCGCGCGCATCCTCTCCGCCTTCGAACGGGCGGAGGTGACCGATGACCCCCGCTTGCGCCAGGCGTTCTTGACCTTCGTTGTCGTCGGCGGCGGGCCGACGGGTGTCGAACTCGCCGGCGCCATCGCCGAGCTCTCGCGAAGGACGATCGTTCGTGATTTCCGGCGCATCGATTCATCCTCCGCCCGGGTCGTGCTCGTCGAGGCGGGTGAGCGGATACTGCCGGCGATGCCGCCCTGCCTTTCGAGGAAAGCCCAGAGACAACTCGAAAACCTTGGCGTCGAGGTCCTGCTCGGAAATGCCGTCGCCGGCTGTGACGACAGCGGCGTACGGCTGGCCGACGGAACAGAAATCGGCTCCGCCTGCATTCTCTGGGCCGCAGGCGTCATGGCTTCGCGCGCCGCCAAGTGGATCGCCGCGCCGGCCGATCGCGCCGGTCGGGTCCTGGTCGACGGGCGCCTCAATCCGCCTGGGCACGACGAGATATTCGTTATCGGTGACACGGCCTCGGTGACCGATGCGGCCGGACGTCCTGTACCTGGCGTCGCGCCGGCAGCCAAGCAGATGGGGCGTTACGCGGCCCACGCCATCCTCGCCGGCATGGCGGGACGTCAGTCGGCGCCCTTCCGCTATCGTGACTACGGCAATCTCGCGACCATCGGCCGCAAGGCAGCGGTTGCGGATTTCGGCAAGGCCAGGCTCTCCGGTTATCCCGCATGGCTCGTCTGGAACTTCGCCCATCTCTGGTTCCTCGTCGGCTTCCGTAATCGCCTCGTGGTCTTTCTCGACTGGGCGGTCGCCTATGCCCGCAACGATCGCGCCGCGCGGCTGATCACCGGCCAACACGAGGCCTAG
- a CDS encoding putative DNA-binding domain-containing protein — translation MSSIETLQSVVARAVLTTGPADILPLLERGRFDPARRLNIYRNNTLVSLTTTLKAVFPVTVRLLDERYFSYVAGRFIRNSPPQEPRLSRYGAGFAPFLARFEGTADMPFVSEVARLEWKIAEALDAPLGRPSTLIELYEGLSSGSFALFLQPSLRLVLCRWPALSIWAAHQQGGDPDRLSNLEREPERIALWRHADTVRFLRLDAAEFAFWHMLMRGSGLEAAVARACRHSPEFDIARALAGLFVSELVIGIHRMKGSSNQQERVS, via the coding sequence ATGTCCTCCATTGAAACCCTGCAGAGCGTGGTCGCGCGTGCGGTTCTGACGACCGGGCCCGCAGATATCCTGCCACTCCTCGAGCGGGGTCGTTTCGATCCCGCAAGGCGCCTCAATATCTACCGCAACAATACGTTGGTCTCGCTCACGACGACGTTGAAGGCCGTGTTCCCCGTGACGGTGCGGCTGCTCGACGAACGCTACTTCAGTTATGTGGCCGGCCGCTTCATCCGCAACAGCCCGCCACAAGAGCCGCGCCTTTCGCGCTACGGCGCAGGATTTGCGCCATTCCTCGCGCGCTTCGAGGGAACCGCCGATATGCCCTTCGTTTCCGAGGTGGCGCGCCTGGAGTGGAAGATCGCCGAAGCGCTCGACGCGCCGCTGGGGCGGCCAAGCACACTCATCGAGCTCTACGAGGGGCTTTCGAGCGGGTCCTTCGCGCTCTTTCTACAGCCTTCGCTGCGACTTGTTCTGTGCCGCTGGCCCGCCCTCAGCATATGGGCGGCGCACCAGCAGGGAGGTGATCCCGACAGGCTCTCGAATCTCGAACGCGAACCGGAGCGCATTGCGCTGTGGAGACATGCCGACACCGTTCGCTTCCTGCGCCTCGACGCCGCGGAGTTTGCGTTCTGGCACATGTTGATGCGGGGCAGCGGACTCGAGGCTGCGGTCGCTCGCGCCTGCCGCCATTCGCCTGAGTTCGATATCGCTCGAGCGCTGGCGGGCCTTTTCGTCAGCGAGCTCGTCATCGGCATCCATCGCATGAAGGGGTCTTCCAACCAGCAGGAGAGAGTGTCATGA
- a CDS encoding LysR family transcriptional regulator, with amino-acid sequence MDIHHVRYFLAVCETRNFTRAAEKCNVTQPALSRAIQQLEDEVGGLLFRRERNLTHLTDLGNLLRPRFQSIVDELSGVRQEASRFLCLEDAHVKVGIMCTIGPRRFTGLLTDFNLRHRGIQLQLVEGVPLGLSELLEAGEIDVAIMASSDQFPERFDVTPLFRERFMLAFPAGHRLSQYEAIPISAIDGEVYLRRVNCEFNDYLSDVCEACGVRTQDSYSSEREDWIQNMVAGGLGICFLPEYSAVIPGLQVRPVTDPEVTREVCLVTVAGRRFSPAMATFVSAVKSYGWAAPHSGIDMRRIA; translated from the coding sequence ATGGACATTCACCACGTTCGCTATTTCCTGGCGGTCTGCGAAACGCGCAACTTCACGCGCGCCGCCGAGAAATGCAATGTAACGCAGCCGGCATTGAGCCGCGCAATCCAGCAACTCGAGGACGAGGTTGGCGGACTGTTGTTCCGGCGCGAGCGCAACCTCACTCATCTGACCGACCTCGGAAACCTGCTGAGGCCGCGCTTCCAGTCGATCGTCGACGAGTTGTCGGGTGTTCGGCAGGAGGCGTCGCGCTTCCTTTGCCTCGAGGATGCGCATGTGAAGGTCGGCATCATGTGCACGATCGGGCCGCGCCGTTTCACCGGCCTGCTCACCGACTTCAACCTCCGTCATCGCGGCATTCAGCTTCAGCTCGTCGAAGGAGTACCTCTCGGTCTTTCCGAACTGCTGGAGGCCGGTGAGATCGATGTCGCGATCATGGCAAGCAGTGACCAATTCCCCGAGCGTTTCGATGTCACGCCGCTGTTTCGCGAGCGGTTCATGCTGGCCTTCCCAGCCGGCCACCGCTTGAGCCAGTACGAGGCAATCCCCATCTCGGCAATCGACGGCGAAGTCTATCTCAGGCGGGTCAACTGCGAATTCAACGACTATCTTTCCGATGTCTGCGAAGCTTGCGGAGTGCGTACCCAGGATTCCTATTCGAGCGAGCGGGAGGACTGGATCCAGAACATGGTCGCCGGCGGTCTCGGCATCTGCTTCCTGCCCGAATACAGCGCCGTCATCCCGGGCCTCCAGGTGCGTCCCGTCACCGATCCGGAAGTGACCCGGGAGGTCTGCCTCGTGACCGTCGCCGGCAGGCGGTTTTCGCCTGCCATGGCGACATTCGTCAGCGCCGTGAAATCCTATGGCTGGGCCGCCCCGCATTCGGGAATAGACATGCGGCGCATCGCCTGA
- a CDS encoding DUF2282 domain-containing protein codes for MINTRTLISSALAAIASVSASTASAGPAAQPEFSFEKCYGIVKAGQNDCQTATHSCAGTSTMDDQADAWIYVPAGTCGKIAGGSDAPKA; via the coding sequence ATGATCAACACTCGTACGCTCATCAGTTCCGCGCTTGCCGCGATCGCCTCCGTCTCGGCGTCGACCGCATCGGCAGGACCGGCCGCCCAGCCCGAGTTCTCGTTCGAGAAATGCTACGGCATCGTCAAAGCCGGGCAGAACGACTGCCAGACAGCCACCCATTCCTGCGCGGGCACCTCGACGATGGACGACCAGGCCGACGCCTGGATCTACGTGCCTGCCGGCACCTGCGGAAAGATCGCCGGCGGCAGCGACGCCCCCAAGGCCTGA
- a CDS encoding adenylate/guanylate cyclase domain-containing protein, producing the protein MYRPKLAQVIIVILMLAVLSTAALIHLIWQRAAGENIEEIVASLDAQTAGSVRNDLSRTLALVTSTAEVVRSIFFQGAIGADDEVKREFLFLSLLREQPAIAWIGFGFPDGRFFGSHATADGRIEMVEIGAAKAGELRPLRRDLYRPIPGDIFFEERIKAESAYVALGAPWYRLGKETGEPVWTVTNVLPNGFEPAMVLSKRVVTFGKFTGVVMVAVSLRRLSEALQALELPALGKAFVLDERARVLATSQPSDGVMAVHFSDFPASDAVATAAAEAIAANKVDAFRAVVPNASLGPVFVSSSRLPFENWRLVTATPRSTFASGIDKNIRRIAIVVLAMAALAAATAVGFANFLLARPLARLAEQLRAVERFSLESIRHHPTFLAELNDLSQALKRMAVGLSAFARYMPLDVVRPLVEGGIEPKPGGELCEVTVMFADLPGFTELTERLGPGVEPHLTRFLSIAVAAIHAEGGTVDKFIGDAVMAIWNAPGKQADHASRACRAAVAIRTAMHDDPPIAAGEDAIRVRIGINSGTALIGNIGSAERLSYTAIGDTVNLASRLVNVAKERGVEIVLSDATMRELGAEPMTRPLGLAAVRGKASPVGVHTIDQLNARSAGGSDGNGDYDGGDARLHAAQALRR; encoded by the coding sequence ATGTATCGCCCGAAGCTCGCCCAGGTCATCATCGTTATCCTCATGCTGGCGGTGCTCTCCACCGCAGCGCTGATCCATCTCATCTGGCAGCGCGCAGCCGGCGAGAACATCGAGGAAATCGTCGCGAGTCTCGATGCCCAGACGGCGGGATCCGTCAGGAACGACCTGTCCCGGACGCTGGCGCTCGTGACGAGCACCGCCGAGGTTGTCCGCTCCATCTTCTTCCAGGGTGCAATCGGCGCCGATGACGAGGTCAAGCGCGAGTTCCTGTTCCTGTCGCTGCTGCGCGAGCAGCCGGCGATCGCCTGGATCGGCTTCGGCTTTCCGGACGGGCGCTTTTTCGGGTCGCATGCGACCGCCGACGGCCGGATCGAAATGGTCGAAATCGGCGCTGCGAAAGCCGGCGAGCTCCGTCCGCTGCGGCGCGATCTCTACCGGCCGATCCCGGGCGACATCTTTTTCGAGGAGCGCATCAAGGCGGAGAGCGCCTATGTGGCACTCGGCGCCCCCTGGTATCGCTTGGGCAAGGAAACCGGAGAGCCCGTCTGGACGGTCACCAATGTGCTGCCGAACGGTTTCGAGCCGGCCATGGTGCTGTCGAAGCGCGTCGTGACCTTCGGGAAGTTTACCGGCGTGGTGATGGTGGCCGTGAGCCTCCGGCGCCTTTCCGAGGCGCTGCAAGCGCTCGAACTACCGGCGCTCGGCAAAGCCTTCGTTCTTGACGAGCGCGCGCGGGTGCTTGCGACATCACAACCCTCCGACGGCGTGATGGCGGTACATTTTTCCGATTTTCCTGCCTCCGATGCCGTGGCGACGGCCGCCGCCGAGGCCATCGCGGCCAATAAGGTCGACGCCTTCCGCGCCGTAGTGCCGAACGCTTCGCTAGGCCCCGTCTTCGTGTCGTCGTCGCGCCTGCCGTTCGAGAACTGGCGCCTTGTTACCGCCACCCCGCGCTCGACCTTCGCAAGCGGTATCGACAAGAATATCCGGCGCATAGCCATAGTCGTGCTCGCCATGGCCGCGCTTGCCGCAGCAACTGCCGTCGGCTTTGCAAATTTTCTCCTCGCCCGGCCGCTCGCCCGGCTGGCGGAGCAATTGCGTGCGGTCGAGCGCTTCTCGCTGGAAAGCATCCGCCATCACCCGACCTTTCTCGCCGAGCTCAACGACTTGTCCCAGGCGTTGAAGCGAATGGCGGTCGGGCTTTCGGCCTTCGCCCGCTATATGCCGCTCGACGTCGTGCGACCGCTGGTCGAGGGTGGCATCGAGCCGAAGCCCGGCGGCGAGCTCTGCGAAGTGACGGTCATGTTCGCCGACCTGCCCGGCTTCACCGAGCTGACGGAGAGGCTCGGACCCGGCGTCGAGCCGCATCTGACGCGCTTCCTGTCTATCGCGGTCGCCGCTATCCATGCCGAGGGAGGCACCGTCGACAAGTTCATCGGGGATGCCGTCATGGCGATCTGGAATGCGCCGGGCAAACAGGCGGACCATGCTTCCCGCGCCTGCCGCGCGGCTGTCGCGATCCGGACGGCAATGCATGACGACCCGCCAATCGCTGCCGGCGAGGATGCGATCCGCGTGCGCATCGGGATCAACAGCGGCACGGCGCTGATCGGCAATATCGGCTCCGCCGAGAGGCTGAGCTACACCGCCATCGGCGATACCGTCAATCTCGCGAGCCGGCTGGTGAATGTGGCCAAGGAGCGCGGCGTCGAAATCGTGCTCAGCGATGCAACGATGCGGGAACTCGGGGCAGAGCCGATGACGAGGCCGCTCGGGCTTGCGGCGGTCCGCGGCAAGGCCAGCCCTGTCGGCGTGCATACGATTGACCAGCTAAACGCTCGATCCGCGGGAGGAAGCGATGGAAATGGCGATTACGACGGTGGCGATGCTCGCTTGCATGCAGCTCAAGCACTTCGTCGCTGA
- a CDS encoding 3-hydroxybutyrate dehydrogenase, translated as MLKSTDAEIDAMFGRRALEGRSAIVTGSTSGIGLGIAQALAKAGAAVMLNGFGDPAEIERQRAEMAEENDVDVAYDSADMSSPEAIRMMVERAGARFGQIDIVVNNAGIQHVAPIAEFPEAKWDAILGINLSAAFHLVRATYGQMRARGYGRVINVASAHGLVASPFKSAYVAAKHGLVGLTKVVALEGAEFGITANAICPGYVWTPLVEAQIDGQAKSHGIPRDAVIRDVFLKNQPTKRFATVEEMGALSVFLCSSAAASITGAAIPVDGGWTAH; from the coding sequence ATGCTCAAAAGTACCGACGCTGAAATCGACGCGATGTTCGGGCGCAGGGCGCTCGAGGGGCGCAGCGCCATCGTCACCGGTTCCACCAGCGGCATTGGTCTCGGCATCGCCCAGGCGCTGGCCAAGGCGGGCGCAGCAGTGATGCTCAACGGCTTTGGCGATCCGGCCGAAATCGAACGGCAGCGGGCCGAGATGGCGGAGGAGAACGACGTCGACGTCGCCTATGACAGCGCCGACATGTCGAGTCCGGAGGCCATCCGGATGATGGTCGAGCGCGCCGGCGCCCGCTTCGGACAGATCGACATCGTCGTGAACAATGCCGGGATCCAGCATGTTGCGCCGATCGCCGAATTCCCTGAGGCCAAATGGGACGCGATCCTTGGGATCAATCTTTCTGCTGCGTTTCACCTCGTTCGGGCGACCTACGGGCAGATGCGCGCTCGCGGTTACGGACGCGTCATCAACGTCGCCTCGGCTCACGGTCTCGTCGCCTCGCCCTTCAAGTCCGCTTACGTGGCCGCCAAACATGGGCTTGTCGGACTCACCAAGGTCGTGGCGCTCGAAGGCGCGGAATTCGGCATTACGGCCAATGCGATCTGCCCGGGCTATGTCTGGACGCCGCTGGTGGAGGCGCAGATCGACGGCCAGGCCAAGTCGCACGGGATCCCCCGGGACGCGGTTATCCGCGACGTGTTCCTGAAGAACCAGCCGACCAAGCGCTTCGCGACGGTCGAGGAGATGGGGGCGCTCAGCGTCTTCTTGTGCAGCAGCGCGGCCGCCTCGATCACCGGCGCGGCCATTCCCGTCGATGGCGGGTGGACAGCCCATTGA
- a CDS encoding DUF3307 domain-containing protein: MEMAITTVAMLACMQLKHFVADYVLQPAWILRGKGNFRMIGGYVHAGGHALGTLPALMLAGAGMTRVAILVLAEFVAHYLIDYGKALLSRHSRADTTARTYWAMHGADQLMHQLTYAALILAALV; this comes from the coding sequence ATGGAAATGGCGATTACGACGGTGGCGATGCTCGCTTGCATGCAGCTCAAGCACTTCGTCGCTGATTATGTGCTGCAGCCCGCCTGGATCCTGCGCGGCAAAGGAAATTTCCGCATGATCGGCGGCTATGTCCATGCGGGCGGGCACGCGCTCGGAACCCTGCCGGCACTGATGCTCGCCGGCGCTGGCATGACGCGCGTCGCCATTCTCGTGCTCGCCGAATTCGTAGCTCACTATCTCATCGACTATGGCAAGGCACTGCTGTCGCGGCATAGCCGCGCCGATACGACGGCCCGGACCTACTGGGCGATGCACGGAGCCGATCAATTGATGCACCAGCTCACCTATGCGGCGCTGATCCTGGCCGCACTGGTGTAG